Genomic segment of Limnohabitans sp. INBF002:
CCCGCTAGGGGTTATTCAGTGCTTGGGGCCCATTTAGCGAGCCCGGTGAATGAAGGGAGATGTACAAATTCGCTACGGCTTTGTAGCGAAGACCGCAATTATGGCACGGATTCGGGTTTTTACCTAATCACAGTTTCAGAAAGTGTTCACGGTAGTGAATCATCTCGTCGATGGATTCATGCACATCGGCCAGCGCCGTGTGTTTCTGGGCCTTTTTAAAGGCATTCAAGACCTCAGGCTTCCAGCGGCGTGACAGCTCCTTGAGCGTGCTCACATCCACGTTGCGGTAGTGGAACCACGCTTCGAGCTTGGGCATGTATTTGTTCAAGAAGCGGCGGTCTTGACCAATGGTGTTGCCACACATGGGCGAGGCCCCCTTAGACACGTAGTGCTTCATGAAGGCAATGAGTTGCTCTTGCGCTTGTTCCTCGGTCACGGTGGAGGCTTTGACTTTGTCAATCAAACCGCTCTTGCCGTGGGTGCCCTTGTTCCATGCGTCCATCTTGCCCAGCAACTCATCGCTTTGGTGAATCACAAACACTGGGCCTTCAATGCGCACCGACAAATCGGGGTTGGTCACGATGACCGCAATCTCTAGCAAGCGCTCGCGCTCGGGGTCAAGGCCCGACATTTCGCAATCAAGCCAAACCAAGTTCAAGTCTGACTTGGCGAGTTTGGGGACGATGGGGGTAACAGGAGTGGTAGCAACTTCAGACATGAGGCAGATTGTCGCCCATCACGCCAAAGGCAATTTCAGTTACGCCGCTTCATCTAAACTCCTGCACCATGATGAACCCCTCTCTCGCGATGACCTTGACGCTGGCGGCCCTGCTGGTGGCCAACCTGCTCACCAAACTCTGGCTCAGCGGCCGTCAAGTGCGTCACGTGGCGCAACACCGCGCGCAAGTGCCTGCAGCATTTGCACACACCATCAGCTTAGACGCACATCAAAAAGCGGCGGACTACACACTGGCCAAAGCACGCGTGGGGGTGATGGACTTGGGGCTAGACGCCATCACCTTGATGGCTTGGACATTGCTCGGCGGCTTAGACCTGCTCAACCAAGTCACGCTAGATTGGATGGGTGAAGGCATGGGCCAACAAGTGGCTTTAGTGGTGAGCTTCACCTTGATTGGTGGCTTGATTGGCCTGCCCTTGTCGCTGTACCAAACCTTCGGCATTGAGCAGCGCTTTGGTTTTAACCACACCACGCCAAAGCTGTGGGTGAGCGACATGCTCAAAGGCTTGTTGGTGGGCATGGTATTGGGCTTGCCCATTCTTTGGTTGGTGTTGTGGCTCATGCAGGCGGGCGGCGCGCTGTGGTGGCTCTACACCTGGGCCGCCTTGGTGGTGTACCAACTGTTTGTGATGTGGATTGCACCCAACGTCATCATGCCTTTGTTCAACAAATTCACGCCACTGGAAGACGCCACGCTCAAAGAGCGTGTCACCGCGTTGATGAAACGCTCAGGCTTCACCGCCAAAGGTTTTTTTGTGATGGATGGCAGCCGCCGCTCAGCCCATTCGAATGCGTTTTTCACAGGCTTTGGTGCAGCCAAGCGCGTGGTGTTTTTCGACACGTTGCTGGCCAAATTGAATGGCGATGAAATGGAAGCCGTGCTCGCCCACGAATTGGGCCACTTCAAACACCGCCACATTTTGAAAATGATGGCCACCAGCTTTGCCACCAGCCTAGCGGGCCTCGCTTTGCTGGGCTGGGTATCGCAGCAAGTTTGGTTTTACACAGGCTTGGGTGTAATGCCTAACTTGAATGGCAACAACAGCGCATTAGCCTTGTTGCTGTTCATGCTGGTACTGCCTTTGTTCACTTTCTTTGTGTCGCCCTTATCGGCACACCGTTCGCGCAAATTTGAGTTTGAAGCTGATGCGTATGCAGTGGCCAACAGCGATGGCAAATCGCTCGCCAGCGCCCTGCTCAAGCTCTACCAAGACAACGCGTCGACCCTCACGCCAGACCCTTGGTATGTGGCGTTTTACTACTCGCACCCCCCCGCCTCACAGCGCTTGGCGCGCATGGCCGCATGAAGCAAAGCGGCTTAGTGGTGGCCAGCCACGGACGACACTGCGTGGTGGAAACACCCGATGGCGAGCGCCGCATTTGCCACCCGCGTGGCAAGAAGAGCCAAGTGGTGGTGGGCGACCGCGTGCAATGGTTGGCCAGCACCGACGAAGGCACCATAGAGAAAGTGGAGCCACGCCACAACTTGTTTTACCGACAAGACGAGATTCGCACCAAGTCGTTTGCAGCCAATTTGGACCAAGTGCTCATCTTGCTCGCGGCGGAGCCGGAGTTTTCTGAAATGCAACTCACGCGCGCTTTGATCGCCGCTGAGGCAGAGCACATCACGCCCCTCATCGTGCTCAACAAGCGCGATTTAACCGAGCTGCATGCGCGCGCCTTTGCCCGCTTAGAACCTTACGTGAAGATGGGTTACACCGTGCTTCAAGGTGCGTTTAAAACAGGTGACTTGGGTGACCTGCCGGAGCGTTTGAAAGACAAAACCACCTTGGTGCTTGGCCCCTCAGGCACAGGCAAAAGCACGCTCATCAACGCCTTGGTTCCCAACGCCAATGTTGCTACCGCTGAAATTTCGCAAGCCCTCAACTCAGGCAAACACACCACCACATCGACCACGTGGCATTGGGTGGATGCGGAGCGCAAAACAGGGTTGATTGACTCACCTGGCTTTCAAGAATTTGGCGTGCATCACATCGATGCCATGCAGCTGGCGGCCTACATGCCCGACTTCAAACCGCATGTGGCGAACTGCAAGTTTTACAACTGCACGCATTTGCACGAACCTTCGTGCGGTGTGCAAGACGCGGTGGCGTCAGGGGCCATCAGCCCTTCGCGCTACAAGCTGTACGGCATGTTGTTTGCCGAGCTCACACAGCCTGTGAACTACTGAAACCCGCCTTGGGTTAGCCCAAACCTCAACCCAACAATCGGGCCAAGGTCAGCAAGGCCAACAACACCATCCACAGCACCACGCTGCGCCAAACCAAGCCCACCACGCTGGGCAGATGCGCCATCTCTGGCGCACGGCCTGGAGTGCTTTCGCTGTCTTGGGTCTCGTCGCTGTCGTCTGCACGCAAAGCTTCACCGCCCAATCGCACATTCAACGCACCAGCGGTGGCAGCCAGCACCACGCCGTCGTTGTCATCCGGGAAACGTTGGGCATGGTTGCGCCAACAATCGATGGCTTCTTCAAAGTTACCGACCACCGCAAATGCCACCGCGGTCAAGCGCGCAGGCAACCAATCCACACGGCGCCATGCACTGCGCGCGGCAGCTTGCAAGGTGTCACTCACCCAGCCTTTGGACGGCTTAGGCGATGCCAACCAAACACGTGACACCATCTCGCTCATGCGGTAAACCACCGCACCGGCGGGGCCAAAACCCAAAGCAGCCAACACAGAGAACCAGCTCAACACGCCAAAGACATGGTGATGCGCCGAGAGCACCGAGTGTTCAATCACATGGCGCAGCAATTCGCTGCGGGGCAAGCTCCCCACTTCGACGTGCTGCCATTCAGCCAACAATTCCCGCGCCAAACGCTCATCGCCCACATCCAAGGCATCACGGATGTCCGTGAAGTGGTGGCTGAACTGGCGAAAGCCCAAGGTGGCATAGAGCACCGCAATGCTCCAGATCATCGCCACAGGCCAACCAAACAGCGCAATCAATAGCCAATGCACCACCGTGGCGATGACAGCAGGCAGCCCGACCGCCAAGGACCACGTGGTCCATGCCAAACGGGGGTGTCCCGCATCCAGCGTCTGGCTGATCCAAGTCACCCACGCGCGCACGGTGCGATGCACCCAATTACCGGGCATCAAAGGGCGGGCTTGTTCAATCAACAGGGCAAGGAGCAGGGAAAGAAAACTCATATCGCGATGATAGCGGCCCGTGTACGTCGTTCTGCGGCATCAGGCACGCAGAAAACGGTAAAAATTACGCAACATCCCTGCCGTGGCACCCCAGACAAAACGCAGCTGCTCGCCGTCTTGGTAAGGCATAGACAGCCATTCACGCGTCACGCCCTCAAACTCGTGACGGTGCCAGCGGTGGTGGGCTGGGTTCATCAAAAAGGCCAAGGGCACTTCAAACGCATCGGCCACTTCGTGGGCGTTGAGTTGCAGCGCCATGTTGGGGGAAATCAGGGCTACCACAGGCGTCACATGAAAGGCCGAGCCGGTCACGTACTCGGGCAACACGCCCAGCACTTGGACATGACGCGCGTCCAGGCCAACTTCTTCATGCGCTTCACGCAAAGCGGTGGCGGCTGCATCTACGTCTGCCTCGTCACTTTTGCCGCCCGCAAAAGCAATTTGACCCGCGTGTGTGGACATGTGGGACGGGCGCTGGGTCAAGAGCACTGTGGGTTCATCTCGCATGACAAGGCCCAGCAAAACTGCAGCTTGGGCAGGCGCGCGGTCTAAAAACTTGCGCTCACGCACCAGCTCGGGCTGCCACAAAGGGGGATTCGCAAAACGCGCCTGCAACGCAGCTGGCGTGAGGTGCTGCGCAGGCACAGCCGCCAAGTGCGTGTCCACTTGGAACACGGGCACTTGCTGAGGATCAAAAATGAGAGGTTTAGACATAAGAAAAGCCACCGCAAGCTTTCACTTGGGGTGGCTTCTAAGCAAGGGGTGACCTGCTTATTGAGCGGCTGCTGCGGCTTTAGAAGCTGCGGCCGACTTGCTGACCAATTTTTCTTTGATACGAGCAGACTTACCGCTACGGTCGCGCAAGTAGTACAACTTGGCACGACGCACATCACCGCGACGCTTGACTTCAATGCTAGCGATCAATGGGCTGTATGTTTGGAACGTACGCTCCACGCCTTCGCCGCTAGAGATCTTACGCACTGTGAAGCCGCTGTTGAGGCCACGGTTACGCTTAGCAATCACCACACCTTCGTAGGCCTGCACACGCTTGCGTGTACCTTCAACCACGTTGACGCTCACAATGACTGTGTCGCCAGGTGCGAATTCGGGGATTGTTTTGCCGAGGCGAGCAATTTCTTCTGCCTCGAGAGTTTGGATCAGGTTCATGTTTTCCTCTAAAAGATCTTGATCGCGCTACACAAAAGGCTTCGGGACACAATGCCCAAAGCGGCCGACCAGAGGATCGAAAAGCCCACCATTATAGCGAGTTTTGAGCCTTCAAAATAGCCTCGTCTTGTGGTGTGAGCTTGGCGGCCGCGCGGGCAGCGTCAATCAGCTCAGGGCGTAGACGGGCGGTCAGCAGCAAACGCTGATCGCGGCGCCAACGCTCAATATTGACGTGGTGGCCTGACATCAGTTCAGCCGGTACGCCCTGCCCCTCCCATTGTTCGGGACGGGTGTAGTGCGGACAGTCAAGCAAGCCGTCCAAAGCAGGGTTGAAGCTGTCCAGCTGATGGCTGCCCTCGTCGTTCAGGACACCGGGCTGCAAACGTGCCACGGCATCAAGCAAGGTCATGGCCGCCAACTCACCACCCGACAGCACGAAGTCGCCCAGGCTGATTTGCAGGTCCACGTGTGCGTCGATGAAACGCTGGTCTATGCCCTCGTAACGGCCGCACAGCAGCACTGCGCCTTGGCTGTCAGACCAGCGCTGCACAGCCGCATGGCGCAAGGTTTCACCGATGGGCGAAAAAAATACCAACGGAGCCACATCGCGGCCTTGGCCACGGTCGGCACGGATGGCCGTTAAACAGGCCGTCAAGGGCTCAGCCATCATGACCATGCCGGGGCCGCCGCCAAAGGGGCGGTCGTCAACGCGGCGGTAGTTGCCTTCGGCGTAATCGCGCGGGTTCCACAAGCGCACATCCACAAGGCTCGCTTCATAGGCGCGGCGCGTGATGCCGATTTTTAAAAACGGCTCAAACAGCTCTGGAAACAGGGTGATGATGTCAAAGCGCACGGCTAGGCCTTGGGCTGATCACGTCAGTAATCGGGTTGCCAATCGGCAGTGATGCGGCGGCCTGCCAAATCGACGGTGTCGATGTAGGCCGACACAAAAGGAATCATGCGCTCTTTGGCTTTGCCCTCTTCCTCGTAAGCAAGCACCAACACGGTTTGTGGGCCGGTGTGCAGCAGCTCGCGCACAGCGCCTAAGGCGACACCCTCGCGGTTGACCACATCCAGGCCAATCAGGTCGACCCAGTAGTACTCGTCGTTTTCGGGGGTAGGAAAGCTGGCACGCGAGACAAAAATGCGCGCGCCTTTGAGCAGCTCTGCGGTATTGCGGTCTGGCACTTCAGCCGAAGTGGCCACCACAGAGTCGGAGTGTTCTTTGGCTTCTTTGATTTTCAGAAGCACGGTGCCAGAGAAGGTTTTGGCACCACGTTCAGCGGGTTGTAAAAACCAACGCTTGGAAGAAAAAAGCGCTTCCGGAGAAGCGCTATAGGGCAAGACCTTGAACCAGCCTTTGATGCCCCAAGCATCTGCAATGCGCCCGACTTCGATGGCGTCCGCAGGAAGTTCTGCGGACTCAAGGTCCAGCGTCATGGCAGTGCCTTTGTTCAATTAAGCAGCAGTTGTTTTAGCAGCTTGCTTGATCAAACGGATCACAGTGGGAGAGCATTGAGCGCCCACGCTGGTCCAATGAGTCAAACGGTCTTGCGCAACGCGCAAGGTTTCTGCTTGGCCTTTGGCGATTGGGTTGTAAAAACCAATGCGCTCGATGAAGCGGCCGTCGCGACGATCGCGCTTGTCGGCAACAACAATGTTAAAAAACGGACGGGCTTTAGAACCGCCGCGTGAAAGTCGGATGACGACCATGATGAATCCTTCGGGTGGAAATTTTTTTCAACGTTTGAGACACGCGCTAAGCCACCCGGCCTGCGACACGCTGAAAAGCCTGCCATTATAGCGCTCTACACTCAAGCCATGAAAAACAAAACCATCGCGGCCTGGTTGGCCTTCTTGGGCGGTCCTTTCGGACTTCACCGTTTTTACCTGTTTGGGCTCTGGGACACCTTGGGCTGGCTGCTGCCTATCCCTACTGCCCTGGGGTTCTACGGCATTGAGCGCGTGCAGGCCTACGGCTTGGACGACATGCTGAGCTGGTGGCTCATCCCGATTGCGGGCTTCACATTTGCGGCCTGCGCCTTGAACGCCATTGTTTATGGTTTGATGACACCCGAAGCTTGGAACGCCCGCTTCAACGGCCTCGAAAACAACGACGCACCGGCTGGTCAAACCAATTGGTTGACCATCGGTGCGGTGGCTCTTGCCTTGTTGATTGGCACCACGGTACTCATGTCGAGCATCGTGTTCAGCTTTCAGCGCTACTTCGAATACCAAATCGAAGAGGCGCGAAAGCTGTCTGAGTGATTAGAAAAGCTGCAGACTGATCCAGTAAGCCACGCCAGCCACAAAGGCGCTGGCAGGGATGGTCAAAATCCACGCCCACACAATGCCACCCGCCACGCCCCAGCGCACGGCACTGGCACGCTGCGTAGAGCCGACCCCGACGATAGCGCCGGTGATGGTGTGCGTCGTAGACACTGGAATACCCAAAGCCGTTGCCAAGAACAAGGTCATGGCACCGCCGGTTTCAGCACAAAAACCGCCCACGGGCTTGAGCTTGGTGATCTTTTGACCCATGGTTTTCACAATGCGCCAGCCACCAAACATGGTGCCCAAGCCAATCGCCATGTAGCAACTCACGATGGTCCAGCTGGGAGGTGATTTATCTTCAGCCGAAGCGTAGCCCGTGGCCAAAAGCAACATCCAAATGATGCCGATGGTTTTTTGTGCGTCGTTACCGCCATGACCCAAGCTGTAAGCGCCAGCAGAGACGAGCTGCAAACGACGGAACCACTTGTCCACACGTGAGGGACGGAAGCTTCGGAAAATCCAAGCCACAGCCACCATCATCAACGAGCCCAATGTGAAGCCCAGCAAAGGTGACACAAAGATAAAAGCCACCGTTTTCAAAATACCAGCAGCCACCAAGGCGCTGGTGCCCGCCTTGGCAATCACAGCGCCCGAAATGCCACCAATCAAGGCATGTGACGAGCTGCTGGGGATGCCGTAATACCAAGTGATGACGTTCCAAGTGATCGCGCCCAACAAGGCGCCAAACACCACGTGGGTGTCCACAATTCCAGGCTGAACAATGCCCTTACCCACGGTAGCGGCCACGCTCAGGTGGAAAATAAAAATTGCCACGAAGTTAAAAAAGGCCGCGAACAGCACCGCCTGAGCGGGCTTCAAGACACCGGTGGAAACCACCGTGGCAATGGAGTTCGCTGCATCGTGAAAGCCGTTCATGAAATCGAACATGAGGGCTAACACGACCAACAAGGCGACCACCCAAAAGGCGGTTTGTACGGTTTCCATACGGGACTCGTGATTAAGAGTTTTCGAGGACGATGCCCTCGATCAAATTGGCCACGTCTTCGCACTTGTCAGTGATGGTTTCCAACAACTGATAAATGGCTTTGAGTTTGAGCACTTCACGCACATCGGGCTCTTCGCGGAACAACTTGCTCATGGCGCTGCGCATCACGCGGTCAGCATCTGATTCGAGCTTGTCGATTTCTTCGCAGGTCTTCAACGCGGCTTCGGCGGTGGCGTGGTCGGAGATTTTTTCCAACATGTACACGGCATCGCGCAAGCGCTCGCAGCACTTCACGCTCAAGTCTGTCAAACGCACGATCTCTTCGTTCATGACGCGCACGTCATACAAAGCCATGGTTTCAGCGGTGTCTTGAATCAAGTCAGCCACATCGTCCATGGTGTTGATCAAGGAGTGGATTTGCTCGCGATCAATGGGCGTGATGAAGGTCTTGTGGATGGCCACATTGCACTCGTGCGTGACACGGTCTGCACCGCGTTCGGCGTTGTCCACTTCTTGGTTGTATTTGTCACGCAAGATGGGGTCGTTGTAATTAGCGACCAAGCTTGAGAAAGCATGTGCAGCTTCGACGATGCGATCTGCATGCTGGTTGAACATGACGAAAAAATTGCCTTCAGTGGGCAACAACTTTCCAAATAGCATTTGGAGCTCCTGTGGATGACTTATTTATGACAGTTAGATGACGGGGCAAAGTGTAATCGCGTCTCACCCGCGAAAGACGAAATACACCGCCCCGACCATGCACAAACCAGCCCAAACATAATCCAACTTGAGTGGTTCGTTCAAGAAAAAGACTGAAAACGGTACAAACACCGCCAAGGTGATCACTTCTTGAATGATTTTGAGTTGTCCGACTTCTAACCCCGCCTCATGAAAACCAATGCGATTGGCAGGCACTTGGAGCAAATACTCCATCAGCGCAATGCCCCAACTCACCAACGCAGCGGTGTACCAAGGCGAGTTGGCCAGGCTCTTGAGGTGACCGTACCAAGCAAACGTCATGAACACATTGGCCGCAATCAGCAACAACACCGCTTGCAAAACCAAAGGAATGGCAGAAAAGTTCATGGTAAGTCCTGCAAATTGATGCGCTGAATGGCTTGGTTTTGCACTGCAGCCAATTGGACGGCGCTCACACGTTCGGGCCAAACTTCAAACAAAGGTTGAAGCACGAACGCGCGCTCTTGCCACCGAGGGTGCGGCAAGATCAGCTCTGGGCCGTCTAGTGACACATCGCCGTAAAAGATGACATCCAGATCCAGCGTGCGCGGTGCATTTTTGTAGGGGCGCTCGCGACCACTTTTCAGCTCAATCGCTTGCAAGGCATGTAACAAAACCAGCGGACTGAGCTGGGTTTGCAGCAAAGCGACAGCGTTGATGAAGTCTGGGCCTTGGGCCTCGTATGGAGCGCTACGGTACAGCGACGAGGCTTTGAGGAGTTGCGTTCCGGGCAAACCCGCCACATCGCGCAAGGCTTGCTGCACGGTGGCCACTGCATCGCCCAAATTGGCGCCAAGGGCCACGCACGCCATGACGGGGGACGTTGACATGGCGAAGGCTCCGTTTATTCGGCGGCGGGTGCGCTGCCGGCCTCACCACCTGGTTTGCGACGGCGACGGCGGCGTTTTTTGGCGGGCGATCCAACGCCCTCTTCGCCTTCGGGCTCAACCTCGCGAAAACGCGGGTCTTCGCTCTCAGGCTTTGGCGCACGACGCACCGCATGCACGCGAGGCGCGCGTTGGGATTTTTGTTGTTCTTGGCGTACTTGCTGCAGCAGGTCTTCGCGCTCGCTGTCACTGGCAACGCTGAATTCTTGCCACCAATCCGACAAGGCTTCGTCCACCTCGCCCACATCGGCGCGCAAGCGCATGAAGTCAAAGCCGGCACGGAAACGCGCTTGGTCCACCAAGGTCCAAGGGCCGCTGCCCGTGCGCTTTTCAAAGCGCGGTTGCATCATCCAAATTTCGCGCATGTCTGCGCCGAGCTTGCCGCGACCCGACACATCGCCAATGCGGGAGTCAAACACTTCGTCAATCGCGTCTTGCAAGGCGGGGAACGAAGGTTGTTTGGCGCTGCGGTGCGCCCAGGTCTCGCGCACATCCGACCACAACACACAAGCCAACAAGAAGCTAGGCGCCACAGGCTTGCCCTCGCCCACGCGGCGGTCGGTGTCGTTCAGGGCTGTGATGACGAACTGTTCGTTGGCACGTTCGACCACGATGTCGAGCAAGGGGTAAATACCTTTGGCCAACCCGTGCTGCTTGAGTTGTTCAATGCTTGCCAGCGCATGGCCGGTTTGCAAGAGTTTGAGCATTTCATCAAACAAGCGGCTTTGCGGCACATCGGCCAAGAGCTTGGCGGCTTTCTTCAACGGAGCGGCTGTCTTTGCTTCCATCTTGAAGCCCAAGCCTGCCAGCTTGGCCGCAAAACGTACGGCGCGAATCACGCGCACAGGGTCTTCACGGTAACGCGTGGCGGGGTCACCGATCATGCGGATGACTTTTTTCTTCGCGTCGGCAATGCCGCCGTGGTAGTCAATCACGTTACCCGTTTCGGGGTCGTAATACATGGCGTTGATGGTGAAGTCGCGGCGTGCCGCGTCTTGGTCTTGCGGGCCCCACACGTTGTCGCGCAGCACGCGCCCGCTAGCGTCCACCGCGTGCTTCATGTTCGCCAGCTCTTGCTTGCTGCTGCGTTCGTTGCCTTTGACTTGTTCAGCATCGGCGTTGTCTAAGTGCGCACGGAAGGTGGACACCTCAATCACCTCATGCTCGCGACCACGGCCGTACACCACATGCACGATGCGGAAACGTCGGCCAATGATGAAGGCGCGTCGGAATGCGGCTTTGACTTGTTCAGGCGTGGCGTTGGTGGCCACATCGAAGTCTTTGGGTTTCAAGCCCAACAGCAAATCACGCACGGCACCGCCCACGATGTAGGCCTCAAAGCCACGATCTTGCAAAGTGCGCACCACATTCAAGGCACGCTCGTCGACCCAGTCGACGTTGATGCCGTGCACTTTGGCAGGCACCACATGGCGTTTGCCCAAACTGGTCTTGCTGCTAACGGGTGCTTTGCCCATCAGCTTGTTGATGAATTGTTTGATCATTGTTTTGGGAAGAGTTCCAAAATCGGCCAGCCCTTTTCTAGGGCCACGGCGCGCAGTGTGTCGTCGGGGTTGGTCGCCACGGGGTGGTTGACGCGCTCCAACAGGGGCAAATCGTTGCGGGAATCGCTGTAGAACGTGGTGTCTACATCAGCCCAGTCCAAGCCTTCGCGTATGAGCCATTGTTGCAGACGTTGCACTTTGCCTTCGCGCAGGGTGGGCACACCGTTGATTTCGTTGGTGAACCAGCCTTTGGCATCACGCACCAGTTCCACCGCAATCAGCTCATCCACGCCAAAGGCTTTGGCGATTGGGCGGGTCACAAACTCGTTGGTGGCCGTGATGATGATGACGCGCTCGCCCGCATCCTTGTGCTTTTGCACCAAGGCCAAGGCCTCGGGGCGAATGGCCGGCTGAACCACGTCGCGCATGAATTGCGCATGGGCATCGGCTGCCACTTCTGGACCGCGCTGGCAAAAGGCTTCAGCGGCAAACCGGACGTATTCATGAATATCCAACGTGCCCGCCTGGTAGTGGGCATAAAACTCGTCGTTCCGCTGAATGAACGTGTCGCGTGCATGCCAGCCCAAACGCACGGTGAACTCGCCCCAGGATTGGTCAGAGTCAATCGGCAACAAAGTGTGGTCGAGGTCAAATAAGGCGAGTTTCATCACATGGCTTCCAGCATGGCTTTGATCAACGGGATGGTGATGGCGCGTTGTGTTTGCAAGGCGTAACCATCGAGTTGGTCGAGGAGTTGAATGAGGCTGCTGAGGTCACGGCTGAAACGATTGAGCATGAAGTCCATCACCTCATCGCTCAAGAACACACCGCGGTCATCGGCCTGTTGGCGCAGCACGGCACGGCGCTCGGTTTCGCTGAGCACCTGCAATTGAAAAATATGGCCCCAGCCCAAACGGGTGCGCAAGTCTTCGCGTAAGGCCAAATCACTGGGCGGAACATTGCCTGCAGCCAACACCCAACGCTGTTG
This window contains:
- the orn gene encoding oligoribonuclease; this translates as MSEVATTPVTPIVPKLAKSDLNLVWLDCEMSGLDPERERLLEIAVIVTNPDLSVRIEGPVFVIHQSDELLGKMDAWNKGTHGKSGLIDKVKASTVTEEQAQEQLIAFMKHYVSKGASPMCGNTIGQDRRFLNKYMPKLEAWFHYRNVDVSTLKELSRRWKPEVLNAFKKAQKHTALADVHESIDEMIHYREHFLKL
- a CDS encoding M48 family metallopeptidase is translated as MNPSLAMTLTLAALLVANLLTKLWLSGRQVRHVAQHRAQVPAAFAHTISLDAHQKAADYTLAKARVGVMDLGLDAITLMAWTLLGGLDLLNQVTLDWMGEGMGQQVALVVSFTLIGGLIGLPLSLYQTFGIEQRFGFNHTTPKLWVSDMLKGLLVGMVLGLPILWLVLWLMQAGGALWWLYTWAALVVYQLFVMWIAPNVIMPLFNKFTPLEDATLKERVTALMKRSGFTAKGFFVMDGSRRSAHSNAFFTGFGAAKRVVFFDTLLAKLNGDEMEAVLAHELGHFKHRHILKMMATSFATSLAGLALLGWVSQQVWFYTGLGVMPNLNGNNSALALLLFMLVLPLFTFFVSPLSAHRSRKFEFEADAYAVANSDGKSLASALLKLYQDNASTLTPDPWYVAFYYSHPPASQRLARMAA
- the rsgA gene encoding ribosome small subunit-dependent GTPase A, which encodes MKQSGLVVASHGRHCVVETPDGERRICHPRGKKSQVVVGDRVQWLASTDEGTIEKVEPRHNLFYRQDEIRTKSFAANLDQVLILLAAEPEFSEMQLTRALIAAEAEHITPLIVLNKRDLTELHARAFARLEPYVKMGYTVLQGAFKTGDLGDLPERLKDKTTLVLGPSGTGKSTLINALVPNANVATAEISQALNSGKHTTTSTTWHWVDAERKTGLIDSPGFQEFGVHHIDAMQLAAYMPDFKPHVANCKFYNCTHLHEPSCGVQDAVASGAISPSRYKLYGMLFAELTQPVNY
- a CDS encoding CobD/CbiB family protein, which gives rise to MSFLSLLLALLIEQARPLMPGNWVHRTVRAWVTWISQTLDAGHPRLAWTTWSLAVGLPAVIATVVHWLLIALFGWPVAMIWSIAVLYATLGFRQFSHHFTDIRDALDVGDERLARELLAEWQHVEVGSLPRSELLRHVIEHSVLSAHHHVFGVLSWFSVLAALGFGPAGAVVYRMSEMVSRVWLASPKPSKGWVSDTLQAAARSAWRRVDWLPARLTAVAFAVVGNFEEAIDCWRNHAQRFPDDNDGVVLAATAGALNVRLGGEALRADDSDETQDSESTPGRAPEMAHLPSVVGLVWRSVVLWMVLLALLTLARLLG
- a CDS encoding CoA pyrophosphatase; protein product: MSKPLIFDPQQVPVFQVDTHLAAVPAQHLTPAALQARFANPPLWQPELVRERKFLDRAPAQAAVLLGLVMRDEPTVLLTQRPSHMSTHAGQIAFAGGKSDEADVDAAATALREAHEEVGLDARHVQVLGVLPEYVTGSAFHVTPVVALISPNMALQLNAHEVADAFEVPLAFLMNPAHHRWHRHEFEGVTREWLSMPYQDGEQLRFVWGATAGMLRNFYRFLRA
- the rplS gene encoding 50S ribosomal protein L19 codes for the protein MNLIQTLEAEEIARLGKTIPEFAPGDTVIVSVNVVEGTRKRVQAYEGVVIAKRNRGLNSGFTVRKISSGEGVERTFQTYSPLIASIEVKRRGDVRRAKLYYLRDRSGKSARIKEKLVSKSAAASKAAAAAQ
- the trmD gene encoding tRNA (guanosine(37)-N1)-methyltransferase TrmD, with translation MRFDIITLFPELFEPFLKIGITRRAYEASLVDVRLWNPRDYAEGNYRRVDDRPFGGGPGMVMMAEPLTACLTAIRADRGQGRDVAPLVFFSPIGETLRHAAVQRWSDSQGAVLLCGRYEGIDQRFIDAHVDLQISLGDFVLSGGELAAMTLLDAVARLQPGVLNDEGSHQLDSFNPALDGLLDCPHYTRPEQWEGQGVPAELMSGHHVNIERWRRDQRLLLTARLRPELIDAARAAAKLTPQDEAILKAQNSL
- the rimM gene encoding ribosome maturation factor RimM (Essential for efficient processing of 16S rRNA), whose amino-acid sequence is MTLDLESAELPADAIEVGRIADAWGIKGWFKVLPYSASPEALFSSKRWFLQPAERGAKTFSGTVLLKIKEAKEHSDSVVATSAEVPDRNTAELLKGARIFVSRASFPTPENDEYYWVDLIGLDVVNREGVALGAVRELLHTGPQTVLVLAYEEEGKAKERMIPFVSAYIDTVDLAGRRITADWQPDY
- the rpsP gene encoding 30S ribosomal protein S16; its protein translation is MVVIRLSRGGSKARPFFNIVVADKRDRRDGRFIERIGFYNPIAKGQAETLRVAQDRLTHWTSVGAQCSPTVIRLIKQAAKTTAA
- a CDS encoding inorganic phosphate transporter; protein product: METVQTAFWVVALLVVLALMFDFMNGFHDAANSIATVVSTGVLKPAQAVLFAAFFNFVAIFIFHLSVAATVGKGIVQPGIVDTHVVFGALLGAITWNVITWYYGIPSSSSHALIGGISGAVIAKAGTSALVAAGILKTVAFIFVSPLLGFTLGSLMMVAVAWIFRSFRPSRVDKWFRRLQLVSAGAYSLGHGGNDAQKTIGIIWMLLLATGYASAEDKSPPSWTIVSCYMAIGLGTMFGGWRIVKTMGQKITKLKPVGGFCAETGGAMTLFLATALGIPVSTTHTITGAIVGVGSTQRASAVRWGVAGGIVWAWILTIPASAFVAGVAYWISLQLF
- a CDS encoding DUF47 domain-containing protein, with product MLFGKLLPTEGNFFVMFNQHADRIVEAAHAFSSLVANYNDPILRDKYNQEVDNAERGADRVTHECNVAIHKTFITPIDREQIHSLINTMDDVADLIQDTAETMALYDVRVMNEEIVRLTDLSVKCCERLRDAVYMLEKISDHATAEAALKTCEEIDKLESDADRVMRSAMSKLFREEPDVREVLKLKAIYQLLETITDKCEDVANLIEGIVLENS
- a CDS encoding DMT family protein, whose product is MNFSAIPLVLQAVLLLIAANVFMTFAWYGHLKSLANSPWYTAALVSWGIALMEYLLQVPANRIGFHEAGLEVGQLKIIQEVITLAVFVPFSVFFLNEPLKLDYVWAGLCMVGAVYFVFRG